In Acidimicrobiales bacterium, a single window of DNA contains:
- a CDS encoding DUF3516 domain-containing protein has protein sequence MTAGQQGDQTNLGDRVPASGSPEDVVDAFLGWVEDRGLVLYPHQEEALLEVASGSHVIVNTPTGSGKSLIAAAAHASALAQGRRSFYTAPIKALVSEKFFELSATFGADRVGMLTGDAAVNHEAPIICCTAEVLANMALRHGRHAPVGQVVMDEFHYVAEPDRGWAWQVPLLELVDAQHILLSATLGDTSRFETDLERRTGRPVAVVRSATRPVPLVHEFRTVPLTETLQELLAGGGAPVYVVRFTQAGAAERAQALTSLKLCTREEKDAIAELIGDFRFAAGFGKTLSRFVRQGIGVHHAGMLPKYRRLVERLAQAGLLKVICGTDTLGVGINVPIRTVLFTSLSKYDGISTRLLSAREFHQIGGRAGRAGFDTLGTVVVMAPEHAIDNARAEAKASAKTQADGKKRKLVKKKPPPGTVSWGEPTFTRLVGAEPEPLTTSLHVSHAMLINVLDRPGDGRAALRHLLTDNLDPEPEREKHLARAAEIERALLDGGVVEELDEPDEKGRTVRVTVELQPDFALNQPLAPFALAALDLLDPESLTWALDVVSVIEAVLEDPRPVIAAQVSKAKGEAVAQMKADGKDYEQRMVELEDVTHPRPLAELLDPMFDLYRQSHPWVADQPLRPKAVVRDMYERAMGFTDYVRFYQLARVEGTVLRYLTDAYRTLVKTVPEDTKTDELVDITEWLGEIVRQVDSSLLDEWEALRQPGDGGATVPRPSEAPVEVAPPPVTANRRAFTVLARNAMFLRVELAAGQRWTALGELEGPDTWTAERWYQELQPYFAEHPSIGIGPDARNPALLQVTEHPDRWDLRQVLDDPADEHAWALEAEVDLRASDEAGEPVVRMVAVREL, from the coding sequence GTGACGGCCGGCCAGCAGGGGGACCAGACCAACCTGGGCGACCGGGTGCCGGCCTCGGGCTCGCCCGAGGACGTGGTCGACGCCTTCCTGGGGTGGGTCGAGGACCGGGGCCTGGTCCTGTACCCGCACCAGGAGGAAGCCCTCCTGGAGGTCGCCTCCGGCAGCCACGTCATCGTCAACACGCCGACCGGCTCGGGCAAGAGCCTCATCGCCGCCGCGGCCCACGCCTCCGCCCTGGCCCAGGGGCGCCGCAGCTTCTACACCGCGCCGATCAAGGCCCTGGTGTCGGAGAAGTTCTTCGAGCTGTCGGCCACCTTCGGGGCTGACCGGGTGGGCATGCTGACCGGCGACGCGGCGGTGAACCACGAGGCCCCGATCATCTGCTGCACGGCCGAGGTCCTGGCCAACATGGCCCTGCGCCACGGCCGCCACGCCCCGGTGGGCCAAGTGGTGATGGACGAGTTCCACTACGTGGCCGAACCGGACCGGGGCTGGGCCTGGCAGGTGCCCCTGCTGGAGCTGGTCGACGCCCAGCACATCCTGCTGTCGGCCACCCTGGGCGACACCAGCCGGTTCGAGACCGACCTGGAGCGCCGCACCGGGCGCCCGGTGGCCGTGGTGCGCTCCGCCACCCGGCCCGTGCCCCTGGTGCACGAGTTCCGCACCGTGCCCCTCACCGAGACGCTGCAGGAGCTGCTGGCCGGCGGCGGGGCACCGGTCTACGTCGTCCGCTTCACCCAGGCCGGCGCGGCCGAGCGGGCCCAGGCCCTGACCAGCCTCAAGCTCTGCACCCGGGAGGAGAAGGACGCCATCGCCGAGCTGATCGGCGACTTCCGCTTCGCCGCCGGGTTCGGCAAGACCCTGTCGCGCTTCGTGCGCCAGGGCATCGGCGTGCACCACGCCGGGATGCTGCCCAAGTACCGGCGCCTGGTCGAGCGCCTGGCTCAGGCCGGGCTGCTCAAGGTCATCTGCGGGACCGACACCCTGGGGGTGGGCATCAACGTGCCCATCCGCACCGTGCTGTTCACCTCCCTGTCCAAGTACGACGGGATCTCGACCCGGCTCCTCTCGGCCCGCGAGTTCCACCAGATCGGCGGGCGGGCGGGCCGGGCCGGGTTCGACACCCTGGGCACGGTGGTGGTCATGGCCCCCGAGCACGCCATCGACAACGCGCGGGCCGAGGCCAAGGCGTCGGCCAAGACCCAGGCCGACGGCAAGAAGCGCAAGCTGGTCAAGAAGAAGCCGCCGCCCGGCACCGTGTCGTGGGGCGAGCCCACCTTCACCCGGCTGGTGGGGGCCGAGCCCGAGCCCCTCACCACCAGCCTCCACGTGTCGCACGCCATGCTCATCAACGTGCTGGACCGCCCGGGCGACGGGCGGGCCGCCCTGCGCCACCTGCTCACCGACAACCTGGACCCCGAGCCGGAGCGGGAGAAGCACCTGGCCCGAGCGGCCGAGATCGAGCGGGCCCTGCTGGACGGCGGGGTGGTCGAGGAGCTGGACGAGCCCGACGAGAAGGGCCGCACCGTGCGGGTCACCGTCGAGCTCCAGCCCGACTTCGCCCTCAACCAGCCCCTGGCCCCCTTCGCCCTGGCCGCCCTCGACCTGCTCGACCCCGAGAGCCTGACCTGGGCCCTGGACGTGGTGTCGGTGATCGAGGCGGTGTTGGAGGACCCCCGGCCCGTGATCGCGGCCCAGGTCAGCAAGGCCAAGGGGGAGGCCGTGGCCCAGATGAAGGCCGACGGCAAGGACTACGAGCAGCGCATGGTCGAGCTGGAGGACGTCACCCACCCCCGGCCCCTGGCCGAGCTGCTCGACCCCATGTTCGACCTGTACCGCCAGAGCCACCCCTGGGTGGCCGACCAACCCCTGCGCCCCAAGGCCGTGGTGCGGGACATGTACGAGCGGGCCATGGGCTTCACCGACTACGTCCGCTTCTACCAGCTGGCCCGGGTGGAGGGCACCGTGCTGCGCTACCTGACCGACGCGTACCGCACCCTGGTCAAGACCGTCCCCGAGGACACCAAGACCGACGAGCTGGTCGACATCACCGAGTGGCTGGGCGAGATCGTCCGCCAGGTCGACTCCAGCCTCCTCGACGAGTGGGAGGCCCTGCGCCAGCCCGGCGACGGCGGTGCCACCGTCCCCCGCCCGTCGGAGGCACCCGTCGAGGTGGCCCCGCCCCCGGTCACCGCCAACCGCCGGGCCTTCACCGTGCTGGCCCGCAACGCCATGTTCCTGCGGGTGGAGCTGGCCGCCGGCCAACGCTGGACCGCGCTGGGGGAGCTGGAGGGGCCCGACACGTGGACGGCCGAGCGCTGGTACCAGGAGCTGCAGCCCTACTTCGCCGAGCACCCGTCCATCGGCATCGGCCCCGACGCCCGCAACCCGGCGCTGCTCCAGGTGACCGAGCACCCGGACCGGTGGGACCTGCGCCAGGTCCTGGACGACCCGGCCGACGAGCACGCCTGGGCGCTGGAGGCCGAGGTCGACCTGCGGGCCTCGGACGAGGCCGGCGAGCCGGTGGTGCGCATGGTGGCGGTGCGCGAGCTGTGA
- a CDS encoding plastocyanin/azurin family copper-binding protein, producing the protein MRLSSSPWRATMTVALVLTLAAAGTACGGGDDDDGASAGDTTTTTVEAGTTGTTEGGTVTSGTTATTGPQETEIETTSGDRVAMADTAFDPSTLTVAVGSQVTWTNDDSVPHTTTSDDGVWSSDELDAGASFSHTFDEAGTYTYVCEIHSGMAGEVVVQ; encoded by the coding sequence ATGCGCCTCTCGTCCTCGCCCTGGCGCGCCACGATGACCGTGGCGCTCGTCCTCACCCTGGCCGCGGCCGGAACGGCCTGCGGGGGAGGTGACGACGACGACGGCGCCTCGGCCGGCGACACCACGACCACCACGGTCGAGGCCGGGACCACGGGCACCACCGAGGGCGGCACGGTGACGAGCGGGACCACCGCCACCACCGGGCCCCAGGAGACCGAGATCGAGACGACCAGCGGCGACCGGGTGGCCATGGCCGACACCGCCTTCGACCCGTCCACCCTGACCGTGGCCGTGGGCAGCCAGGTGACGTGGACCAACGACGACTCGGTTCCCCACACCACCACCAGCGACGACGGGGTGTGGAGCTCCGACGAGCTCGACGCCGGGGCCTCCTTCTCCCACACCTTCGACGAGGCCGGCACCTACACCTACGTGTGCGAGATCCACTCCGGCATGGCCGGCGAGGTGGTCGTCCAGTAG